Proteins from one Daphnia pulicaria isolate SC F1-1A chromosome 3, SC_F0-13Bv2, whole genome shotgun sequence genomic window:
- the LOC124328290 gene encoding nucleoredoxin-like protein 2 → MDMLSGQQLVNKQKQGVHAEVALQNKDIICYYFSAHWCPPCRMFTPILADFYRDLEAVGARLECIFVSSDRSENEMIQYMVESHADWLAIPWGTQLAGALKSKYGVSGIPCLVVVKKDGTIITKDGRSDVHRFGASCFQQWANA, encoded by the exons atggatatGCTTAGTGGTCAACAACTTGTGAACAAGCAAAAGCAAGGTGTGCACGCTGAAGTTGCTCTTCAAAATAAGGATATTATTTGCTATTATTTTTCAGCCCACTGGTG ccctCCTTGTCGCATGTTTACACCAATCCTAGCAGACTTTTACAGG GATTTGGAAGCTGTAGGTGCTCGCCTTGAATGTATATTCGTTTCCTCTGACCGGAGCGAAAACGAGATGATACAGTACATGGTAGAATCACATGCTGATTGGCTCGCAATTCCATGGGGAACACAGCTTGCTGG GGCTTTAAAATCTAAATATGGTGTAAGTGGTATTCCTTGCCTTGTGGTGGTTAAGAAAGATGGGACGATTATCACAAAAGACGGAAGAAGTGATGTTCATCGCTTCGGTGCGAGCTGTTTCCAGCAGTGGGCGAATGCCTAA